The following are encoded together in the Cynocephalus volans isolate mCynVol1 chromosome 4, mCynVol1.pri, whole genome shotgun sequence genome:
- the TMPRSS4 gene encoding transmembrane protease serine 4, whose amino-acid sequence MDPDSDQPLNSLDVTPLRKPRKPLRAFKKVWVPIIAALLIVATIIITAVLIKVILDKYYFLCGKPLHFIPKMQVCDGELNCALGEDEEHCVENFPTGSAVAVRLSKDRSTLQVLDPATGKWASACFDGFTDALAKTACGQMGYGSRPTFRAVAIGPDQELDVVEITEDGQELQVRNSSGPCLSGSLVSLQCIACGHSLKTTRVVGGEEAPVDAWPWQVSLQYNKQHICGGSILDHRWILTAAHCFRKHPDVSNWKVRVGSNKLDNTLSRPVAKIFIIEFNVMYPKEKDIALVKLKFPLTFSDTVRPICLPFFDEELAPATSLWVVGWGFTKQNGGKMSDTLLQASVQVIDSTRCNASDAYQGEVTKEMICAGHPHGGVDTCQGDSGGPLMYQSDQWQVVGIVSWGYGCGGPSTPGVYTKVTAYLNWIYTLRKSEL is encoded by the exons GATCCTGACAGTGATCAACCCCTGAACAGCCTCG ATGTCACCCCCCTGCGCAAACCCCGCAAACCCCTGAGGGCCTTCAAAAAGGTGTGGGTCCCCATCATTGCAGCACTGCTGATCGTGGCAACCATCATCATTACGGCTGTCCTCA TCAAGGTGATTCTGGATAAATACTACTTCCTCTGCGGGAAGCCCCTCCACTTCATCCCAAAAATGCAGGTGTGTGACGGCGAGCTGAACTGTGCCTTGGGGGAGGACGAGGAGCATTGTGTCGAGAACTTCCCCACTGGGTCTGCAGTGGCAG tccGCCTCTCCAAGGACCGATCCACCCTGCAGGTGCTGGACCCGGCCACCGGAAAGTGGGCCTCTGCCTGTTTCGACGGCTTCACAGACGCTCTGGCCAAGACAGCCTGTGGGCAAATGGGCTATGGCAG CAGACCCACTTTCAGAGCTGTGGCAATTGGCCCAGACCAGGAACTGGATGTTGTTGAAATCACAGAAGACGGCCAGGAGCTTCAGGTGCGAAACTCAAGTGG ACCCTGTCTCTCAGGCTCCCTGGTTTCCCTGCAGTGCATTG CCTGTGGGCACAGCCTGAAGACTACTCGGGTGGTGGGCGGGGAGGAGGCCCCTGTGGATGCCTGGCCTTGGCAGGTCAGCCTCCAGTACAATAAACAGCACATCTGTGGAGGGAGCATTCTAGACCACCGCTGGATCCTCACGGCAGCTCACTGCTTCAG GAAGCATCCTGATGTGTCCAACTGGAAGGTGAGGGTCGGCTCAAACAAATTGGACAACACTCTGTCCCGGCCTGTGGCCAAGATCTTCATCATTGAGTTCAACGTCATGTACCCCAAAGAGAAGGACATTGCCCTGGTGAAGCTGAAGTTCCCACTCACATTCTCAG ACACAGTCAGGCCCATCTGCCTGCCCTTCTTTGATGAGGAGCTTGCTCCAGCCACCTCACTCTGGGTCGTCGGATGGGGCTTTACAAAGCAGAATGGAG GGAAGATGTCTGACACACTGCTGCAGGCGTCAGTCCAGGTCATTGACAGCACACGATGCAACGCAAGCGATGCATACCAGGGGGAAGTCACCAAGGAGATGATCTGTGCAGGCCACCCACACGGTGGCGTGGACACCTGCCAG ggtgacagtgGTGGGCCCCTGATGTACCAATCTGACCAGTGGCAGGTGGTGGGCATCGTGAGCTGGGGCTATGGCTGCGGGGGGCCGAGTACCCCAGGAGTGTACACCAAGGTCACAGCCTATCTCAACTGGATCTACACTCTCCGCAAG TCTGAGCTGTAA